A single genomic interval of Zingiber officinale cultivar Zhangliang chromosome 4A, Zo_v1.1, whole genome shotgun sequence harbors:
- the LOC121972878 gene encoding pectinesterase-like, giving the protein MMIAVSVILVLAVCTAAAIANSASSSSSSFSASSLKSSSSSSTLSSSNSTKEFQVPNAVQILCSLSDNRTVCESKLKDAVNSTSTPKDLVRATVAIIVDEVGKAFDHSDTIGTMAVKSAVEVCQKQVAELNSALNAIDAYHLNQLPEQVHELKNWLSAAATYQETCIDGFPDGEQKDKILAAMTTAKQLTCNALAIVGRLSSFLSLIKIGGGSSSRRLLAKDRLIEEDGAPNWLRDGDVKQFLLGGAVKQLTPNVTVAKDGSGDLKTISEALAKIPRSYNGRYLIYVKEGVYEEQVVVDTNMINVTMYGDGSRKSVITGSKNFVDGTQTSETATFAAIGDGFIAIAIGFQNTAGAAKHQAVALLVQSDRAIFLNCCIEAYQDTLYAYNHRQFYRGCVILGTIDFIFGNAAAIFQNCIFSLRRPLDNQQNVVLAQGRACIYDDTGFVVHNSQFTAEPDLVAAVGKIPSYIGRPWKEFSRTVVMESDIGDFISPEGYMPWDGDFALKTLYYAEYGNRGAGADTSKRVKWPGFKVISRNDAVNFTPTPFIQGDDWIPQTGTPVRLGLYD; this is encoded by the exons ATGATGATTGCCGTCTCAGTGATCCTCGTTCTCGCCGTTTGCACGGCAGCTGCCATTGCcaattctgcttcttcttcttcctcctccttctccgccTCCTCCCTTaaatcttcctcctcttcctcgacCTTGTCCTCCTCCAACTCCACCAAAGAATTTCAAGTTCCCAACGCCGTTCAAATCCTCTGCTCGCTGTCCGACAACCGCACTGTCTGTGAATCCAAATTGAAAGACGCAGTCAACTCAACGTCTACTCCTAAAGACCTCGTCCGTGCTACTGTAGCCATCATTGTTGACGAGGTCGGCAAAGCATTCGACCACTCCGACACGATCGGGACGATGGCGGTAAAGAGCGCCGTGGAGGTCTGCCAAAAGCAGGTGGCGGAGCTCAACAGCGCGCTGAATGCCATCGACGCTTACCACCTGAACCAGCTCCCGGAGCAGGTGCACGAGCTCAAGAACTGGCTCAGCGCGGCCGCCACTTACCAAGAGACCTGCATCGACGGCTTCCCTGACGGGGAGCAAAAGGACAAGATACTGGCCGCCATGACCACCGCCAAGCAGCTGACATGCAACGCTTTGGCCATCGTGGGCCGCTTGTCCTCGTTCCTTTCGCTCATCAAAATCGGCGGCGGGAGCAGCAGCCGGCGTCTCCTCGCCAAGGACCGATTGATCGAGGAGGATGGGGCTCCCAACTGGCTTCGCGACGGCGACGTCAAACAGTTTCTCCTCGGCGGCGCAGTCAAGCAGCTGACCCCTAACGTAACAGTGGCCAAGGACGGAAGCGGAGACTTGAAGACCATTTCCGAGGCGCTTGCTAAAATACCAAGATCCTACAACGGCCG GTATCTGATCTACGTGAAAGAAGGCGTGTACGAGGAGCAGGTGGTGGTGGACACGAACATGATCAACGTCACCATGTACGGTGACGGCTCGAGGAAGAGCGTGATCACCGGAAGCAAGAACTTCGTCGACGGCACCCAGACATCTGAAACCGCCACCTTTG CGGCGATCGGGGACGGATTCATTGCAATAGCGATCGGCTTCCAAAACACGGCGGGCGCAGCGAAGCACCAGGCGGTGGCCCTCCTGGTTCAGTCGGACCGCGCCATCTTCCTCAACTGCTGCATCGAGGCGTACCAGGACACGCTCTACGCTTACAACCACCGTCAGTTCTACCGCGGGTGCGTCATCCTCGGCACCATCGACTTCATCTTCGGCAACGCCGCCGCCATCTTCCAGAATTGCATCTTCAGCTTGCGGCGCCCCCTCGACAACCAGCAGAACGTCGTGCTGGCGCAGGGGCGCGCATGCATCTACGATGACACGGGGTTCGTGGTCCACAACAGCCAGTTCACCGCCGAGCCCGATCTCGTGGCGGCAGTCGGCAAGATCCCCAGCTACATCGGCCGTCCCTGGAAGGAGTTCTCCCGCACTGTGGTCATGGAGTCCGACATCGGAGATTTCATCAGTCCCGAGGGGTACATGCCGTGGGACGGCGACTTCGCCCTCAAAACACTTTACTACGCGGAGTACGGGAACAGGGGAGCTGGCGCGGACACCTCGAAGCGCGTCAAATGGCCGGGCTTCAAGGTGATCAGCCGGAACGACGCAGTCAACTTCACCCCGACGCCCTTCATACAGGGAGATGATTGGATCCCTCAAACCGGCACGCCGGTACGCTTAGGCTTGTATGATTGA